The DNA region taaaataacccAATTCTGACGAATTTACTGTTTCATATACATAATCAGTTAGGCAAGGTAagcaaaaataacaatgaaagAAAGTCCGACCAAATACTATTCCattcaatgtttgtttataaacTACAAGGTCACATCATGAATCTGAAGAATCGTTTACAGAATTGTACTGAGAAACAAACCGACAAGTGTAACACAGGCGGACGATCGTAGAAGTGTTACATATAATGTAGAACAAACTGCACGCCAATGCGTAAATTTCGAGGAATTAGACGTAATTTTGACGATCCAGAATAAAACATTTGAATACACAATAGGTACAACCCTATTCGTCGCTACCAAGCCACCATTTCCTCCGAAGCCGTACCCGAAAACACTCGCATCCCCCAAGCAACTGTTCCAATAGAACGAACGCAAGGAAATCGGGTGTGTGGAGCTGTCTGCTTACGGATGTATATATAGTACCTAGCACTGAAACAGGAAACCAGTTCAAATGGTCGTAGTGAGTGGTGAACACCACTAGTGCAGTACGAACAATGGATCGCTATCTACTGTCATGCTTGTTGCTCGTGTGTATGGTGCTGGGTGAGTGCAGTGATACAAGATTCCGTCGGTCGTCGAGATGATttagttgtgtttttctcacTTTTACCTTCACAGCCTACCCTTCGGAGATAGCGGCTCAAAGTAAGTGATTTTCTATCAGTTTTATACGCTTGCCCTCCCCAAAATCGGACAAAACTCTGTGTGCTCACTGAACGTGTGCTATTTTCCTTTTCGCAGGGTCACGCGTCTGTTTCGCTCAGTCTGGCGACTACACCACTGCCACATCGATAGGCTTCTGCTCGCATGCAGTCTACATTGCACTGAACCCGACCTCTAAAGCCTTTGTGGGGATACTAAACCCTGCCAACGATGCAGATGATCTGCTAGGTCAGTGTTAAAGTTTCTGTATTTCTGGGTCGAATTTGGTAATGCTAGATGCCATATGGGTTTTAATGGTCGTGCATTTCATTTCAGGCGGTATCAGAAAGTTCGCTAATCTCAAAAAGACATACCCCTACGTGGACTTGTACATGGGCGTGTTGGGAAGTATTTCTGCGGGAAACATTCTGTGGCTGAATCAGCAAGCATCGCGTAAAACGTTTATCGATCTGCTTATTACAAAGATGGCATCGTATCCTGAAATGAGCGGCGTCTACTTGGATTTCGATGGGCTCACCAATTTGTACCAGGCGAGTACTGACACGTAGATGTCACTATCGGTGCAGCTCCTGGCTACAATGGCTTCCATTCTTTTCATTCATAGAATTGGTATGCTCTGTTCGTTGCTGAGTTAAATACGGCTCTTACCGCTAAGAACCTGAAGCTTATTACCGCCTTACCGTGGGATGCAAGTGCGAGTGGCGATATTTACTACAGCTCAACCCTCTCCACTCTGCCGTTCAACGTGATCAAAACGCACGAGGAAATGTACTCAGCGGTCGCTACCACTACCACGCGCCCGATCAGCCCGCTGTTTTCACTGGCCGCACCGTTTAAcgacgaaacgaaaacaatcgtAAGTAGTGGTTTGTGCAGCATTGAGATGAATGATACGTGTTTGTGAAGTGAGACCGTTAAACGTGTGCCATTTCTGTGGTTTTCAGTATAACAATGTGTTTCGGTGGGTGTTGAAGGGATTTTTGACAACCCAGCTCGTTGTTAGCTTGCCTATGTACAGTTTGAAATTTACTACATCAGGTGGATCACAATTTGGTTCTGCTATGACCGCTGTTACAAAGGATACATATTGTAACGTAAGTATACATATACGTTAATACAATATACTTCGTTAGCCAGTGAAGTTGGGTTTTTCCAATGCTTCTTTCATCTCATTTTTCGTGTGTGAAACTCTAGGCTTTGTTATTTGGATCGAAAAATACTCTTGGAGCGCCCCAAGCCGGGGAAGGCTTTGCCTACAGCACATCCACGTTTTACACTTACAACACTCCCGCATCTCTTGTCGATAAGCTACAGTTTGTTATAGCAACCAACATGGGCGGTGTAGGCGTATATTCGCTAGATCAAGCTGGTAGCCAAAATGCTGAAATGCTTCGTCAGGTGACAAGCGTTCTAGCACCAACACCACCCGCCTCAGTATCATACCCTCCAGTAGGAGATGCGATGTGTGGTGTTCCGGTTACGTTTCCAGCACCGCTAACAACGACAACAGTTGCAACGACTACTGCTGCAGTCACCACTACTGCTGCAGCCACCACTACTGCTGCAGCCACCACTACTGCTGCAGCCACCACTACTGCTGCAGCCACCACTACTGCTGCAGCCACCACTACTGCTGCAGCCACCACTACTGCTGCAGCCACCActactgctgcagctgcaagtaccactgctgctgcaggaagtaccactgctgcaggaggaagtaccactgctgctggaggtAGTACCACTGCTACAGGAGGAAGCACAACTGCTGCTGGCGGTAGTACCACTGTTGCTGGCGGTAGTaccactgctgctggcggtagtaccactgctgctggcggtagtaccactgctgctggaggaagcacaactgctgctggcggtagtactactgctgctggaggtagtaccactgctgctggaggaagCACCACTGTTGCAGGAGGAAGCACAACTGTTGCAGGAGGAAGTACAACTGCTGCAGGAGGAAGCAcaactgctgctggaggaagTACTATTGCTGCTGGAGGAAGTACTACTGCTGCAGGAGGAAGCACAACTGCTGCAGGAGGAAGCACAACTGCTGCTGGCGGTAGTACCACTGCTGCAGGAGGTAGTaccactgctgctggaggaagTACTACTGCTGCAGGAGGAAGCAcaactgctgctggaggtAGTACCACTGCTGCAGGAGGAAGCACAACTGCTGCAGGAGGAAGCAtaactgctgctggaggaagcacaactgctgctggaggaagCACAACAGCTGCAGGAGGTAGTACTACTGCTGCAGGAGGAAGTACAACTGCTGCAGGAGGTAGTaccactgctgctggcggTAGTACCACTGCAGCTGGAGGAAGTACTACTGTTGCAGGAGGAAGCAcaactgctgctggaggtAGTACCACTGCTGCAGGAGGAAGCACAACTGCTGCAGGAGGAAGCACAACTGCTGCAGGAGGTAGTACCACTGCTGCAGGAGGTAGTACTACTACTGCAGGAGGAAGTACAACTGCTGCAGGAGGTAGTaccactgctgctggcggTAGTACCACTGCAGCTGGAGGAAGCACAACTGCTGCAGGAGGAAGCACAACTGCTGCAGGAGGAagtacaacagcagcaggaggtaGTACAACTGCTGCAGGAGGTAGTACCACTGCGGCAGGAGGAAGTACCACTGCTGCAGGAGGAAGTACTACTGCTGCAGGAGGAAGCAcaactgctgctggaggtAGTACCACTGCTGCAGGAGGAAGTaccactgctgctggaggtAGTACTACTGCTGCGGGAGGAAGTACCACTGCTGCAGGAGGAAGCACAACTGTTGCTGGAGGAAGTACTACTGGTGCAGGAGGTAGTaccactgctgctggcggTAGTACCACTGCAGCTGGAGGAAGCACAACTGCTGCAGGAGGAAGTAGCACTGCTGCAGGAGGAAGTACCACTGCTGCAGGAGGAAGTACAACTGCTGCAGGAGGTAGTACCACTGCTGCAGGAGGAAGTACCACTGCTGCAGGAGGAAGTACCACTGCTGCAGGAGGTAGTACAACAGCTGCTGGTGGTAGCaccactgctgctggaggaagCACTACTCCATCAAACTCAGCATCGTCAACTACGCCATCAACCGGTGCATCATCAACCACGCCTTCCACGGCAGGTACAACGATCGCTGCATCGCCTGCTACCTGCAATATTACGGTGAAGGAAGATTACGGAACTCTGGTCGCGGAATACTGTACGAACTTAAAGGCGATTGCATCGTACATGCAAGGAGCTACCTGTGGTGTAGTGGCTTAACTCAAACCGTTCTACCAGTGAGTTGAAGCAATGGTTTTAGAGAGTTAGGTCTGGCGGAAACGACCAGCTTTGATAGATCGTGGCTTCTTGTTGTGTGTAAACAACTTTTAGGTGGTGTTCATACCTAAGTGGAATGCCGCAGGTGGCAGAAGCCAGTGTTGGGATTTGTTGAGGGTATTATGTtctaagtaaaataaattcaattaatcTAATTTCCGCATTTTCCGTATCAGTTGAGACATGCTTGCCATACTTTGCAAAAAAAGCGGTAATGCTACTACTAAGGTATTACAATATGAAAGGTTACTTATCTATGCGCCACAGTCCCCTCTGGAACAGTATTGCGTAGCCGGACGGACGACTTAGCTTACCtagaaggagaagaaagcaTACAATCAATTAAGCAACCGCTGATAGCAAACATTTGGTTTCGGTTTGGTTTCGGTGTTTAGTAACGGGCAGGAAGCAGCAGAAGGCCATCTAGTGTATTATGCCCCACCGCCCCCAACCCGATCAGGCAGGCGAGTAGGGCGGGAGAACTTTTGTCGATTTGTGAAACGGGGCGGAATACAATAACAAAGGTGGATGGAGCAGGCgggggcaaacaaaaaaaaaaagcgcaaacCACCCGGGGAATGAGAAATGGTGCCAAATCGTACAGGAAGGATGCGGATGCGGCAGCGTAAGCACTGCtaaacggtggtggtggtacactGTTAGGCTTCTTACCTGCAACGCCTTCCTGCACTTTAGCCGAGAAGATTTTTCACAGTAAGCAAATGACATAAAAGGATGATTGATCTGCAAAATACAGTGATGAAATGATACGTGAAAATGAACGATGGAACCTGCGAATGGGGCGAAGGATTGTGAAGGGCAGTAGAACCGAAGCCATCGGGAATAGTAGTAGGGTGGTAGAGCGTCCACGGTTAGCTGCTACGGCAGAGTGCCGCTAGCAAAGAATAGAATAATGGAATAATTGCAGTAAAATTGAAATGCTCCAGAATGTACCAGGCGCCCACCGGCGAAAACCGTAATACACGGCCACACGTAGAAGGGAAGAcgggagagagacagagatagaaaagagatagagagatagagagatagaggcagagagatatatatatatatatatatatatatatatatatatatatatatatatatatatatatatatatatatatatatatatatatatatatatatatatatatatatatatatatatatatatatatatatatatatatatatatatatatatatatatatagagagagagagagagagagagagagagagagagagaaagaataaatagaaaacaagAGGTGGTAACGCAAGGTGACGATGGTCAACCCGTTGCGCGTTGGTAATGTGCGTGCCGCGCGtcgaagaaaacgaaaaagaaagaaaatgaaatcgTGTGAAAATAGGTCAATAACATAAGCGACACAGTGCAGTCCCAGACCCAGACCCAACAATGGGGCAGAgaagacacacgcacacacacacaaacacagggaCCACGAAGACGCGCAAAAACGATGCGCGAAGATGAAGATGCCCCCTCTCCCGTTCCCATACCCCTATCAGGACGTCGCACAAAAAAGGGTCTGCGCTTTGCCGCTTTGCCACGTTTGCCCCGGGGCGTCGAAATTATCGGCCGGTCGAAAGCGACACAACCTGCCCTACTGGccctcacaaaaaaaaataaaaaatagaaacggAGGGGATGGGCTACAGAATGTCGTTTTTATTTCGCCGCTTTTTACGGCCCTCCCCGGAGAAAGCTGCTCCTAGCGGGGAGGGAACGGGGAGATTTCGCGACTTTCCCAATATGTGTGCAGGGAATGAGAAAAGGAGGTGGGGGAAGGGGGTAGGGAAGATAAGCCGAATGCAGAAAAGGAAGCTGTCGGAGCGCCAAAAATGGTCTGTATTTTGGGGTTTTGCGCGtgcatgtgtctgtgtgtgtggccacTGGTGGCTAATTGGCCATACACTTGACTAGGAGGGATAGGGTAAGGTAGGGGAAGgcggggcaaaatggcacTGTTAAGGTTTTTGCTCTGTATCCCATTGTGAGATCACTTGTCACTGATGTTTGACGGCAATCGATGCTTTAACAGCTTAtttatcaaatcaaattaGGAGTTGACATACTACCAACAAATATGAATATCTAATATGAAACTCAAAAATGAACATCAAAAATCGTAAAAATGTATTGTGCTGGTTAAAATGGTCTTGCTAAGGGTCCAAAAGGTCATATAccaaatgtcaaaacaaaccgAACCAAAAGGTGCAAAATGGATCATAAGATTGCACTTAAGGCATTGGATTAGGCTCTGTCATCTTGGTAGAATTCTAGGTAATGTATTCTAGGTAGAATTCTATCTAGGTAAGGGTAAAGATTACAAAACTTAATCTCAATTTCAGTGTTTCGTTAAAAGAAGTAATTAATTGCTggaatttttaataattcacCTGTTGCCAGTAATTTTTCTTGTCGATAGAGCATACAAATACCACAGTTTTGTTtatgtaaaacaaatatattgtAGCGACTTTAGCTTACACCACAGCCTCATCATTTTGATCCTGTCAATTTTGCCCTAAGCGAAAGATTTTACCgatttgaactttaaaaactatacattaaattacattttactCGTAAATCATAGTTAAATGTCACGTTACTCGATACTTTTTCATCTCTAGTTATTttctaaaatttcaaaaaagcttttttttgaaACGGTCATTGTTCTGACCAAatatttcttaaattattcttttttttaaacaaaattcgGTAATTAAACGTTCATGGTTTGATTGAAACAttgtatttgatgtttttcaatCATTCAGGATTATTCTATTCTTACAATCGAGATATCTCGACATCGAGATAAATATTGCTAAGGGAAAACGGTTTACATTGAAACTAAACTATCCCGCCCCTAATAACGGTTTGGAGGTTTCTATAGTAATATGTCAAGTAGTCCATGTAAGCACTTTTGGATTCTAAAGTCGATTTAAGCCAGCAATTCTCGACATCAAAATCCTAGCGGGAAATGAATCGAAAGCGATATTTTGGCAGATTTTAAGTAAACTCGTGCAGTTCTCTGGAAAATTGAGTACTGGTAATTTTAAGATCAATCTaatgaaattattgaaatgccaaaaacaaaaaaaaacttggtgaaccaaaattgaaaaaaaggatatttaaaaaaatgataagaATAGATTATTTAATTCAAATAGCCAGTAAGaaatttgttacatttttgctTAAGTTCAAATCCTatgagagttttttttaaatcatcttCCATAATTGGGTTCGGCGATTTGATGCCAACTGCGATTTCGGACCGAAATTCCGACTGATTTTCCCTAAAAGAGCAATCCAATTTCAAATAGAATCCAGAATCCAATTTCCAATAGAATCCAATAGAAGCAATCGAGTCCAATAGAATAAGCCTGATTAACTATCATTTTGAATGTGTTAAGTTGCCAATAATGAAAGTAACGATTTCGCCCCACCTAACCATTTTGCTCCGTGTTCCCCTACACGTGCGTAAGGATGGCGCTTGTCAAAAGGCGTTCGCTGCTCGCAGCCGTTTATCAACGTGGGTGGTTTTTGGGTCGTTgtacaaccacaaaaaaatgaGATGAAGAgttcaaataagagaaaaATAGAGATGAAGATGATGGGTTGGTACTGCCGCCAGATGCCACACTTGCCACATTACCTCCACGAGCTACATCTGTTACCAGTTCGGAACGATCTGCCAGTAGAACCATCCGAGACAAGAGATTTCTCCTTGTTAGTGGTCGGGTGCTAATTGTCTCGTTCCATGTGCATCTGCCGGTATTGCAACGGCCTCATCATGTAGCAGTTTAAACAGGGATTGCAGTTAAAACTACGCGTGCGCTTCTTACCCGGTATCCATCCATCGCCACTCCATCCTGTCCCCAATCAGTTGAATCAGAAGTACGAGAGCCCAAACGACTTCCCGACCGAATGCCCCAAAAGCAACCCAAAACGCTTTCTCTTCGCCCGGGACACCAATGATTTAGTAGctatcgcgcgcgcgcgagaagAACCCTTCCAATGGTCGGGATATGAACTGCTGTTAATTTACATACCATCACTCACTCTATTAGCGGTTCATAAACCTCTTGCCCATTTGACCGTTTCCGGTCccgtgcggctgctgctgctcggtgctGTTCGGATGGTTGGGActgtaaataaaacaacagcaTCCATCCCTTTTTTTGAGGTCACCGCATCGTTCGCGTATCGGGAATCAATCGAAATCCCGCCCCGATACAACTTCGACCCATGTCACTGGGCCACTTCCCCATTCCGCTAGGAGACGTCTCGAGAATGCCGTTCCCAAAACACCGCCCCAAAACAACCCAATCCCAGGAAACAGTCCCCAACACACACCCAAAGCAGCTTCATCGACAGGTTCGACAGGCGCGCTCCTTACCCCCTCGGGGCAACCTTGGGCATCAGCAACGCCAGACCAAACAGagcaacgaaacaaaaaaaatcgggCCATGCGCGCACGTACAATTCGGCACATTTGATAGCTTGGGGCACTAAAGCCCCGCCACCACCCAGAAATGAAGAGAGGGAGGGCACAAAAAATACACCGGGAGAAGCTAGATAACGCGGGCGAAAGCTATCATTCGGCCATGCCCCAATGATCGCTAGGGCAAGCACAGCGCGcacatgtgcgtgtgtgtgtgtgatgggtcGAGCGGcattttcttcatcttttcctttccaaccggcggcgacggcggccgctgccgcttctgctgctgctgctgctgtgtccgCTTGTTGTGTTGTCCGTCCGTCATATCGCTTTCCCCTTAAAGCTTGTCAACCGAGCCCGGGCTCCAAGTGTGGGCCAACGCGACTAACCGGGCCACCGACATAGCATCATAAACCGTCCGCCCCGGTCACCTGGTGCTGGTGCCTACCGCTCTCGCACTTTCTCGCGGGCCCGGTCGGTAGGCTGCTTGCACGACGGGAAGGGTCCGGTTTGCCCTGAAGCGGTGGCAAAAAGTGAGAGgaacacgacacacacacacacacacacacaccaacattGCCAACGACCAGAAGAACAAGCGCGGTCGCTTCTGCTTTGGAGGATGCTTTTCGAAAGTGGCGAAGCAGCACCACACCGTTCGGGTTTGAAAAGAAAGTGGACAAcattgcgcgcgcgcgcactaaAGAAGGTTCCCCCCGACTACCTCTTCTACTCTCCTTCTATAATCTGCGACCCAAGAGCCATCCCTTTCTCGCCCTTCCCACAGCAAAACCGGTGGCGTTTGCTGCGGATCTGCTGCGCCAAGCGGCCTCAACTGCCAAGAAAGCGCACACAGAAGGGTTGAGAGGAGGGAAGCAGGGGGTGTGGGAGACCCGAAAGTAAAGCACATTTATTGCAGGGAATTTGGTCTTCAGACCGCTGACCTAGACGAGGCATTGAGAAAAAGTATCCACATCTTGCCCCCTCAGAAAGAATGATAAGagatttgaacccatgaccgGAAGTGTATCAGCACCGTGCGCTTCCCACTACGCTACAAATGGGCACCAATTAGCTAGAAGTTAAAATGGCACCATGTTCAACGCGTTTGGAATTAGAATTTTGGAGAGAGCATTGTCCTTCAGACAATCTGGGTGAGGTATTGAAGCTGATGTGCCAGTTTGTTCCTCTCATTGAAATTCGTAGCTATATTATTCTTCAACACATATTGTACCCAATTCAGAGAACAATCAAATCACGTTCGAAGCAGCTCTACCATCTTTCTCAAATCTCAGAATCTTTTCGAGCCGATTTCGTGGAACTTGTTCTGAATGTTGTTGAttgagtgggtgtgtgtgtgtgtgtatgtgtgtttttttaatctatTTTTCACGCTCGCTCGAATATTTCTCCTAGCTACAATGAACCAATCTTTGCATATACCCTGTAATGAACAACGCTGCCAGAATAATAAGAAAACAACCAGAAAGATCCATAAAAGCACTCGCGGTTAGTACCTTACTTGTAGCGGGCAGGCACCAAGTTGGTTGCGGGATTGATAACAAGCAGGAGGGCAAGCCGGGAATGGAAGTTACTCTGTTGTTACAGTTGGGTAGTCCCTCTGCCCACAGCGATTGCGATTAAGCGATGAATTCAGGTGAATAAAAAGGGTAGATAAGATGAGGGTGGTTCGTGTagatggtgatggtgtgagCGTTTGTTAagaacatcaaacaaaatgggggggaggggcggGAGATTTTTTACTCTCCCTAAAATGGTATGCACTTATATGCACGCCACCTACCTGCAGTATTCCTATCAGTAACGTGGAGTAAAATAATCTCGTCAGCCGCATGCTCAATCTTTGTCTGTGGTGCCGCTGTAAGGAGAAGAGAATGCAGAAAGGTTAGAATTGGCAATGCTCGGGAAGGTCGGGGCACTGGGTCTTGTTAGTTTATTTTCCTtgcaaacaaagaaacaaccaaacacagtcgctgttgtttgtttatcgCTAGAGAGTCTTTCGTTACGCACAATGGGGGAATATGATTAAATATTTGAACGCAAGTAGTTTGTGTGCGAGAAGCAAATTAACCGTCCTCGTGCGTAAGTTTAGCAAGCAAGCGAgcaatttgtttgtgttttttttttctttcgtagcTGGCCATAAACTTGCCCCTTCGTtatttgtctgtttgtgtcaagcgtgtatgtttgtgtgtgtgtgtttttttaaccaaaaatTTAGCACAAGCTCCAATCATTAAGAACAGCCGAAAGCAACGCGCCTTAGAGGAGAAGCATCAGCATCGACCTCCAATGGAAAAGATTTTGCGCTCGCACTGCAACAGCAACGGCGCACACTTGTGTAAACGGGGCATCGTCGGCGAAACGGTGCGTCTGCCGTCTTGTCGTCTCGCAAGTGTTTCGCTCTCCCGCTTGTACTGTCAGACAGAATAGCTAAAAACAGACCTGTCAGACGAATTGCAGTATCCACACGCCTCACACCGTCTTCCACCGACTTCCAGGCGCTTTCCAGTCGTCTTAAGACTGCTGGCTAGACATTCGCTAGTGCGCTACAAACCTCGGCGGCTACGGTAATTTGTCTGTGGGCTTGGTGAGCGAAGGAGCCGAACAATGCAATGTAATGTAACGATTCTCCATGGCGGGAATGACGTTTCTGCATACAATCCGCTCGAAGCTACTGGACGCACTCCGCCCGGGACTAAACAAATCATGacgattttaattttatgacTCCCTTTATTTACCATTTCAATGACACATTGTTTGCAACGGGCAAACAACGGCCTGCTACTTTCGATCGATATTTGCCGGTCCGGTACGGGGCAAACACCATCGACAGCATCCCGAGCGCTTTTGCCGGGAGGCAAGAGTCATCGCATCGTCATCGAGCTGCTGGGCTGCACGCTAATCGGGAGCTAATCGATTATTCATGGTAccgttgcgtttttttttttgtttctggcGGGTGAAgcgcggtgctgctgcttgttgtttgCCCGCCCAATTGGAGGGAAATGAATTTACATAAATGGAAAGAGCGGGTTCCCAatatctctctctatttctctctctctctctctctctatctttcgctctctctctctctctttctctccctctctctctctctctgccgtTTTATGGCAGGATGGGTTGCACTCATAGATACACTGCTACCTGCAGTGGAGTGAGCATCAGTTCATCTGCATCGGACTGCAGGCTATTCGCTCGTATTTATGGCGATCAGTAAAAAGATGCAGATCAGTAAAGACAATAAGGATGCAACAGTTAACATTGACACTGGCCATGTATTTATC from Anopheles coluzzii chromosome X, AcolN3, whole genome shotgun sequence includes:
- the LOC125907769 gene encoding autotransporter adhesin BpaC-like isoform X31 translates to MDRYLLSCLLLVCMVLAYPSEIAAQRSRVCFAQSGDYTTATSIGFCSHAVYIALNPTSKAFVGILNPANDADDLLGGIRKFANLKKTYPYVDLYMGVLGSISAGNILWLNQQASRKTFIDLLITKMASYPEMSGVYLDFDGLTNLYQNWYALFVAELNTALTAKNLKLITALPWDASASGDIYYSSTLSTLPFNVIKTHEEMYSAVATTTTRPISPLFSLAAPFNDETKTIYNNVFRWVLKGFLTTQLVVSLPMYSLKFTTSGGSQFGSAMTAVTKDTYCNALLFGSKNTLGAPQAGEGFAYSTSTFYTYNTPASLVDKLQFVIATNMGGVGVYSLDQAGSQNAEMLRQVTSVLAPTPPASVSYPPVGDAMCGVPVTFPAPLTTTTVATTTAAVTTTAAATTTAAATTTAAATTTAAATTTAAATTTAAATTTAAATTTAAAASTTAAAGSTTAAGGSTTAAGGSTTATGGSTTAAGGSTTVAGGSTTAAGGSTTAAGGSTTAAGGSTTAAGGSTTAAGGSTTAAGGSTTVAGGSTTVAGGSTTAAGGSTTAAGGSTIAAGGSTTAAGGSTTAAGGSTTAAGGSTTAAGGSTTAAGGSTTAAGGSTTAAGGSTTAAGGSTTAAGGSTTTAGGSTTAAGGSTTAAGGSTTAAGGSTTAAGGSTTAAGGSTTAAGGSTTAAGGSTTAAGGSTTAAGGSTTAAGGSTTAAGGSTTAAGGSTTAAGGSTTAAGGSTTAAGGSTTAAGGSTTAAGGSTTAAGGSTTAAGGSTTAAGGSTTPSNSASSTTPSTGASSTTPSTAGTTIAASPATCNITVKEDYGTLVAEYCTNLKAIASYMQGATCGVVA
- the LOC125907769 gene encoding autotransporter adhesin BpaC-like isoform X18 is translated as MDRYLLSCLLLVCMVLAYPSEIAAQRSRVCFAQSGDYTTATSIGFCSHAVYIALNPTSKAFVGILNPANDADDLLGGIRKFANLKKTYPYVDLYMGVLGSISAGNILWLNQQASRKTFIDLLITKMASYPEMSGVYLDFDGLTNLYQNWYALFVAELNTALTAKNLKLITALPWDASASGDIYYSSTLSTLPFNVIKTHEEMYSAVATTTTRPISPLFSLAAPFNDETKTIYNNVFRWVLKGFLTTQLVVSLPMYSLKFTTSGGSQFGSAMTAVTKDTYCNALLFGSKNTLGAPQAGEGFAYSTSTFYTYNTPASLVDKLQFVIATNMGGVGVYSLDQAGSQNAEMLRQVTSVLAPTPPASVSYPPVGDAMCGVPVTFPAPLTTTTVATTTAAVTTTAAATTTAAATTTAAATTTAAATTTAAATTTAAATTTAAATTTAAAASTTAAAGSTTAAGGSTTAAGGSTTATGGSTTAAGGSTTVAGGSTTAAGGSTTAAGGSTTAAGGSTTAAGGSTTAAGGSTTAAGGSTTVAGGSTTVAGGSTTAAGGSTTAAGGSTIAAGGSTTAAGGSTTAAGGSTTAAGGSTTAAGGSTTAAGGSTTAAGGSTTAAGGSTTAAGGSTTVAGGSTTAAGGSTTAAGGSTTAAGGSTTAAGGSTTAAGGSTTTAGGSTTAAGGSTTAAGGSTTAAGGSTTAAGGSTTAAGGSTTAAGGSTTAAGGSTTAAGGSTTAAGGSTTAAGGSTTAAGGSTTAAGGSTTAAGGSTTAAGGSTTAAGGSTTAAGGSTTAAGGSTTAAGGSTTAAGGSTTAAGGSTTPSNSASSTTPSTGASSTTPSTAGTTIAASPATCNITVKEDYGTLVAEYCTNLKAIASYMQGATCGVVA
- the LOC125907769 gene encoding autotransporter adhesin BpaC-like isoform X4, which gives rise to MDRYLLSCLLLVCMVLAYPSEIAAQRSRVCFAQSGDYTTATSIGFCSHAVYIALNPTSKAFVGILNPANDADDLLGGIRKFANLKKTYPYVDLYMGVLGSISAGNILWLNQQASRKTFIDLLITKMASYPEMSGVYLDFDGLTNLYQNWYALFVAELNTALTAKNLKLITALPWDASASGDIYYSSTLSTLPFNVIKTHEEMYSAVATTTTRPISPLFSLAAPFNDETKTIYNNVFRWVLKGFLTTQLVVSLPMYSLKFTTSGGSQFGSAMTAVTKDTYCNALLFGSKNTLGAPQAGEGFAYSTSTFYTYNTPASLVDKLQFVIATNMGGVGVYSLDQAGSQNAEMLRQVTSVLAPTPPASVSYPPVGDAMCGVPVTFPAPLTTTTVATTTAAVTTTAAATTTAAATTTAAATTTAAATTTAAATTTAAATTTAAATTTAAAASTTAAAGSTTAAGGSTTAAGGSTTATGGSTTAAGGSTTVAGGSTTAAGGSTTAAGGSTTAAGGSTTAAGGSTTAAGGSTTAAGGSTTVAGGSTTVAGGSTTAAGGSTTAAGGSTIAAGGSTTAAGGSTTAAGGSTTAAGGSTTAAGGSTTAAGGSTTAAGGSTTAAGGSTTAAGGSTTAAGGSITAAGGSTTAAGGSTTAAGGSTTAAGGSTTAAGGSTTAAGGSTTAAGGSTTVAGGSTTAAGGSTTAAGGSTTAAGGSTTAAGGSTTAAGGSTTTAGGSTTAAGGSTTAAGGSTTAAGGSTTAAGGSTTAAGGSTTAAGGSTTAAGGSTTAAGGSTTAAGGSTTAAGGSTTAAGGSTTAAGGSTTAAGGSTTAAGGSTTAAGGSTTAAGGSTTAAGGSTTAAGGSTTPSNSASSTTPSTGASSTTPSTAGTTIAASPATCNITVKEDYGTLVAEYCTNLKAIASYMQGATCGVVA
- the LOC125907769 gene encoding autotransporter adhesin BpaC-like isoform X8, which codes for MDRYLLSCLLLVCMVLAYPSEIAAQRSRVCFAQSGDYTTATSIGFCSHAVYIALNPTSKAFVGILNPANDADDLLGGIRKFANLKKTYPYVDLYMGVLGSISAGNILWLNQQASRKTFIDLLITKMASYPEMSGVYLDFDGLTNLYQNWYALFVAELNTALTAKNLKLITALPWDASASGDIYYSSTLSTLPFNVIKTHEEMYSAVATTTTRPISPLFSLAAPFNDETKTIYNNVFRWVLKGFLTTQLVVSLPMYSLKFTTSGGSQFGSAMTAVTKDTYCNALLFGSKNTLGAPQAGEGFAYSTSTFYTYNTPASLVDKLQFVIATNMGGVGVYSLDQAGSQNAEMLRQVTSVLAPTPPASVSYPPVGDAMCGVPVTFPAPLTTTTVATTTAAVTTTAAATTTAAATTTAAATTTAAATTTAAATTTAAATTTAAATTTAAAASTTAAAGSTTAAGGSTTAAGGSTTATGGSTTAAGGSTTVAGGSTTAAGGSTTAAGGSTTAAGGSTTAAGGSTTAAGGSTTAAGGSTTVAGGSTTVAGGSTTAAGGSTTAAGGSTIAAGGSTTAAGGSTTAAGGSTTAAGGSTTAAGGSTTAAGGSTTAAGGSTTAAGGSTTAAGGSTTAAGGSITAAGGSTTAAGGSTTAAGGSTTAAGGSTTAAGGSTTAAGGSTTAAGGSTTVAGGSTTAAGGSTTAAGGSTTTAGGSTTAAGGSTTAAGGSTTAAGGSTTAAGGSTTAAGGSTTAAGGSTTAAGGSTTAAGGSTTAAGGSTTAAGGSTTAAGGSTTAAGGSTTAAGGSTTAAGGSTTAAGGSTTAAGGSTTAAGGSTTAAGGSTTAAGGSTTAAGGSTTPSNSASSTTPSTGASSTTPSTAGTTIAASPATCNITVKEDYGTLVAEYCTNLKAIASYMQGATCGVVA